In Rutidosis leptorrhynchoides isolate AG116_Rl617_1_P2 unplaced genomic scaffold, CSIRO_AGI_Rlap_v1 contig293, whole genome shotgun sequence, a single genomic region encodes these proteins:
- the LOC139882630 gene encoding uncharacterized protein: MRTLWDEFDDLRPIPECECAIKYEYKALKVITEYYENDKIIMFLKGLNPIYAHTRSTIMIFDLILSLQKVYATVSQYERLNILLQDADEPSIVAFSSAKGTKQNQNNKKNPKAKLICNHCAKKGHIESECYIIVGFPPDFKFTRNASTNLSAAIRQQP, encoded by the coding sequence ATGAGGACTCTGTGGGATGAATTTGATGATTTAAGGCCAATTCCAGAATGTGAATGTGCTATAAAATATGAATACAAGGCATTGAAGGTTATAACAGAATATTATGAGAATGACAAAATCATCATGTTCTTGAAAGGTTTGAACCCTATCTATGCTCACACCAGATCAACCATAATGATTTTTGATCTCATTCTCTCTCTTCAAAAGGTGTATGCAACAGTTTCTCAATATGAAAGGTTGAATATcttattacaagatgcagatgaaccATCTATTGTAGCTTTCTCCTCTGCAAAAGGGACAAAGCAGAATCAGAACAACAAGAAGAATCCTAAAGCAAAACTTATCTGCAACCATTGTGCCAAAAAAGGTCATATTGAATCTGAATGCTACATAATTGTAGGTTTTCCACCTGACTTCAAATTCACAAGAAATGCTTCTACAAACTTGTCTGCTGCAATAAGACAACAACCATGA